From Rhodopseudomonas palustris, a single genomic window includes:
- a CDS encoding hydrogenase subunit MbhD domain-containing protein → MTAPLAFDVVLGVLLLGVGLAAVLARDQFAAITLFIVYGLFVAIAWVRLDAVDVALAEAAIGAGLSGVLLLRAAGHLGHRHEIATSPSDDSLWRRLGTATLCAALAGMLALLSLSLPDEIAGLREAVDAGSAETGLRNPVTAVLLDFRGYDTLLETVVLFAALIGVWSLTPDQVWGGRPGLKEHARPDGVLASFGRLLPPIGLMIGVYLVWTGADEPGGAFQAGTVLAAVWMLAIMAGLADAPPVSRVRLRLAVVVGPLLFVAVAVVGILVGGFLVIPTAHTKTIILAIETGLTLSIAATLALLVMGRPRRPA, encoded by the coding sequence GTGACCGCGCCGCTCGCATTCGACGTCGTGCTGGGCGTCCTGCTGCTCGGCGTCGGTCTCGCCGCCGTTCTGGCGCGCGATCAGTTCGCCGCCATCACGCTGTTCATCGTTTACGGGCTGTTCGTCGCCATCGCCTGGGTGCGGCTCGATGCGGTCGACGTCGCGCTGGCGGAAGCGGCGATCGGCGCCGGCCTCAGCGGCGTGCTGCTGCTGCGGGCCGCCGGACATCTCGGGCACCGCCACGAAATCGCGACCAGTCCATCGGACGACAGCCTCTGGCGCCGGCTCGGTACCGCGACTCTCTGCGCTGCCCTGGCTGGGATGCTCGCTCTGCTTTCGCTGTCGCTGCCGGACGAGATTGCCGGACTACGCGAAGCGGTCGATGCCGGTTCGGCGGAGACCGGCCTGCGCAATCCGGTGACGGCCGTCCTGCTCGACTTCCGCGGTTACGACACGTTGCTCGAAACCGTGGTGCTGTTCGCGGCACTGATCGGGGTGTGGTCGCTGACTCCTGATCAGGTCTGGGGCGGCCGTCCCGGATTGAAGGAGCACGCCCGGCCGGACGGCGTACTGGCGTCGTTCGGACGGCTGCTGCCGCCGATCGGCCTGATGATCGGCGTGTACTTGGTGTGGACCGGCGCCGACGAGCCCGGCGGCGCATTTCAGGCCGGCACGGTCCTGGCGGCGGTGTGGATGCTCGCCATCATGGCGGGCCTCGCCGATGCACCGCCGGTGTCGCGGGTTCGTCTGCGGCTCGCCGTGGTGGTGGGACCGCTGCTGTTCGTGGCCGTTGCCGTCGTCGGCATCCTGGTCGGCGGTTTCCTGGTGATTCCGACGGCGCATACCAAGACCATCATTCTGGCGATCGAAACCGGACTGACGCTGTCGATCGCCGCCACGCTGGCGCTGCTGGTGATGGGCCGTCCGAGGCGGCCGGCATGA
- a CDS encoding cation:proton antiporter subunit C, with protein MTAPALYGLCGAALVGIGLYGLLAGASALRRILGFNVVGSGIFLYFGSLAARHPTLAVDPVPQAMIITGIVVALAGTALAVAIAIRLHDETAPARPPGEAEDRDACDPR; from the coding sequence ATGACGGCGCCCGCGCTCTACGGCCTGTGCGGCGCCGCCCTGGTCGGCATCGGCTTGTACGGTCTTCTCGCCGGCGCCAGTGCGCTGCGCCGCATCCTCGGCTTCAACGTCGTCGGCAGCGGCATCTTCCTGTATTTCGGCAGCCTCGCGGCGCGTCATCCGACGCTCGCGGTCGATCCGGTGCCGCAGGCGATGATCATCACCGGCATCGTCGTCGCCCTCGCCGGCACCGCCCTCGCGGTCGCCATCGCAATCCGGCTTCACGACGAGACCGCACCAGCGCGCCCACCGGGCGAGGCGGAGGATCGCGATGCCTGCGACCCTCGCTGA
- a CDS encoding complex I subunit 5 family protein, whose amino-acid sequence MNALLPVVTLATSLLAAGVIFLLPESSKTVRTVVNLTAALGKLGLALLMIIGVAAGETYEATLTLLPGLDLILRVDALALLFLTLSAFLWLLTTVYAISYLGDGPHLSRFFGFFSLCVAATTGVALSGSLITFFVFYELLTLSTWPLVVHKGDGASLAAGRRYLIYTMSGSAALLAGILWLEGGLGPIEFTRHGSLDAGDPTVLIGAFVLMVAGLGVKAALVPLHGWLPSAMVAPAPVSALLHAVAVVKAGAFGIIRLVYDVYGVTLVNELGVGLPLAIVAAVTIIYGSLRALQQHDIKRRLAYSTVSQVAYIVLGTGLFGPYATIGGVVHLVHQGLMKITLFFCAGALAERIGVTRVEQLDGAGRRMPLTMAAFSVAALGMIGLPPLAGFVSKWYLGIGSLQAGQHWVLAVLAVSSLLNAAYFLPLLHRAWFLAPADDPARPAARREGPAWLIGPGLVTAAAALGAGLFAGLPLSPLGWSTLIVTRNYAP is encoded by the coding sequence ATGAATGCGCTGCTGCCCGTTGTGACCCTGGCAACCTCGCTGCTGGCGGCTGGGGTGATCTTCCTGTTGCCGGAGTCCAGCAAGACCGTCCGCACCGTCGTCAACCTCACCGCCGCGCTCGGCAAGCTCGGCCTAGCGCTGCTGATGATCATCGGCGTCGCTGCCGGCGAGACCTACGAGGCGACGCTGACCTTGCTGCCGGGACTCGACCTGATCCTGCGGGTCGACGCGCTGGCGTTGCTGTTTCTCACCCTTTCGGCGTTTCTCTGGCTGCTGACCACCGTTTACGCGATCAGCTATCTCGGTGACGGGCCGCATCTGTCGCGGTTCTTCGGCTTCTTCAGCCTGTGCGTCGCCGCCACCACCGGCGTGGCGCTGTCCGGCTCGCTGATCACCTTCTTCGTGTTCTACGAGTTGCTGACGCTGTCGACCTGGCCGCTGGTCGTTCACAAGGGCGACGGCGCCTCGCTGGCAGCGGGGCGCCGCTATCTGATCTACACCATGAGCGGCAGCGCCGCCTTGCTCGCCGGCATCCTGTGGCTCGAGGGCGGCCTCGGGCCGATCGAATTCACCCGGCACGGCAGCCTCGACGCCGGCGACCCGACGGTGCTGATCGGCGCGTTCGTGCTGATGGTCGCCGGGCTCGGCGTCAAGGCCGCGCTGGTGCCGCTGCACGGCTGGCTGCCGAGCGCGATGGTGGCACCGGCGCCGGTCAGCGCGCTGCTGCATGCCGTCGCAGTGGTGAAAGCCGGCGCCTTCGGCATCATCCGGCTGGTCTACGACGTTTACGGCGTCACGCTGGTGAACGAACTCGGCGTCGGGCTGCCGCTCGCGATCGTCGCCGCCGTCACCATCATCTACGGCTCGCTGCGCGCCCTGCAGCAGCACGACATCAAGCGCCGGCTGGCCTACTCGACCGTCAGTCAGGTCGCCTACATCGTGCTCGGCACCGGTCTGTTCGGGCCTTACGCCACGATCGGCGGCGTGGTCCATCTCGTCCACCAGGGATTGATGAAGATCACGCTGTTCTTCTGCGCCGGCGCGCTCGCCGAGCGGATCGGCGTCACCCGCGTCGAGCAGCTCGACGGCGCCGGGCGACGGATGCCGCTCACCATGGCGGCGTTCTCGGTCGCGGCGCTCGGCATGATCGGGCTGCCGCCGCTCGCCGGCTTCGTCAGCAAATGGTATCTCGGCATCGGCAGCCTGCAGGCAGGCCAGCACTGGGTATTGGCGGTCCTCGCCGTTTCGAGCCTGCTCAACGCCGCGTATTTTCTGCCGCTGCTGCACCGTGCCTGGTTCCTGGCGCCGGCCGACGATCCGGCGAGGCCGGCCGCGCGGCGCGAAGGCCCGGCCTGGCTGATCGGCCCCGGCCTGGTGACGGCGGCTGCAGCGCTCGGCGCCGGTCTGTTCGCAGGGCTTCCGCTCAGTCCGCTCGGCTGGTCGACACTGATCGTCACGCGGAACTACGCGCCATGA
- a CDS encoding efflux RND transporter permease subunit — translation MLSRFFIDRPVFAAVISILIVLVGLISMRALPVAQYPAIVPPEVRISASYPGASAETIAETVAAPLEQQINGVENMLYMRSTSTGAGTLSISVTFAIGTDPDQNTINVNNRVQRATPLLPAEVARQGVVVQKRSSDILQVLTMSSPNGRYDTIFIGNYALINVIDELRRTPGVGDASLFGATDYSMRVWLRPDKLAQFNLTPGDVAAAIREQNAQFAAGRFGEEPQSDPTAFTYSVTTQGRFADPSEFENIIIRSDEFGGALRVKDVARVELGALNYSFSATYNGAPTVPIGVYLQPGANALEVSANVLATMDRLQARFPEGLEYRNPFTTTRFVEASIRRVIQTFIEAIVLVVAVVFLFMQNARATLIPVIAVPVSIIGTFAGMYALGFSINLLTMFGLVLSIGIVVDDAIVVLENIERIMRTEKKPAREAAIKAMDQVSGPVIATSLSLCAVFVPVSFLGGLAGELYRQFAVTIAVSVVISSIVALTLTPALATLILKPDHRPPARPFRLFNRGFEWLTDKYGAVVAFSMRRVAVSLTIVGAMIGATLVLFNAMPGSLVPAEDQGRVLMVTSLPPAASLSRTREIAGITANTIKDMPEVLGVVTMSGFDVLSSAQKTNAGVSFITLKDWSERKAPESDARQFAPGLSRLNALFRDGVVVGFNPPAIQGISTTGGFELYLQNRSGASLQELAAAADKVVAEAANRPELTGVRSQFSTSVPQYRIDVDRDKAKTLGVPINSIFETMQSGFGSLYVNDFTLFGRTYRVSLSSESEFRGEPGDLRFIYARAESGAMIPLDALVTVKRVLGPDSVDRFNIFPAAKILGNPAPGFSSGQSLAAMQQIVATTLGDDYSIGWTGAAYQEISTEGTGYQGFLFGVLMVFLILAAQYERWTLPLAVLTAVPFALFGAIVAIWLRGLENDIYFQIGLVTLIGLAAKNAILIVEFAARRHREGVPVFDAALEAARLRFRPIIMTSLAFILGVMPLAIASGAGSASQHSIGTGVIGGMIAVTVLASIFVPLFFRLLTRSRPKADAAAQPPASESELSATGSR, via the coding sequence ATGCTGTCGCGCTTCTTCATCGATCGGCCGGTGTTCGCCGCCGTCATTTCGATCCTGATCGTGCTGGTCGGCCTGATCTCGATGCGGGCGCTGCCGGTGGCGCAGTATCCGGCGATCGTGCCGCCGGAAGTCCGGATCAGCGCGTCCTATCCGGGAGCCTCGGCCGAAACCATCGCCGAAACGGTGGCGGCGCCGCTGGAGCAGCAGATCAACGGCGTCGAGAACATGCTCTACATGCGCTCGACCTCGACCGGGGCGGGCACGCTGTCGATCTCGGTGACGTTCGCGATCGGTACCGATCCGGACCAGAACACGATCAACGTCAACAACCGGGTGCAGCGTGCGACGCCGTTGCTGCCGGCCGAAGTGGCGCGCCAGGGCGTCGTGGTGCAGAAGCGCTCCAGCGACATTCTCCAGGTGCTGACGATGTCGTCGCCGAACGGACGCTACGACACCATCTTCATCGGCAACTACGCGCTGATCAACGTGATCGACGAACTGCGGCGCACCCCCGGGGTCGGCGACGCTTCGCTGTTCGGCGCGACCGACTATTCGATGCGGGTCTGGTTGCGTCCCGACAAGCTGGCCCAGTTCAACCTGACGCCCGGCGATGTCGCTGCGGCGATCCGCGAGCAGAACGCCCAGTTCGCCGCGGGCCGGTTCGGCGAGGAACCGCAGAGCGATCCGACCGCCTTCACCTATTCGGTGACGACGCAGGGCCGGTTCGCCGATCCGAGCGAATTCGAGAACATCATCATCCGCTCCGACGAGTTCGGCGGGGCGCTGCGGGTCAAGGACGTCGCGCGGGTCGAACTCGGGGCGCTGAACTACAGCTTCTCCGCGACCTACAACGGCGCGCCGACGGTCCCGATCGGCGTCTATCTGCAGCCGGGGGCGAACGCGCTGGAGGTTTCGGCCAATGTCCTGGCGACGATGGATCGGTTGCAGGCCAGATTCCCGGAAGGGCTCGAATATCGCAATCCGTTCACGACCACGCGATTTGTCGAGGCGTCGATCCGGCGGGTGATCCAGACCTTCATCGAGGCGATCGTCCTGGTGGTCGCCGTGGTGTTTCTGTTCATGCAGAACGCGCGTGCGACGTTGATCCCGGTGATCGCCGTTCCGGTCTCGATCATCGGAACCTTCGCCGGCATGTACGCGCTGGGATTCTCGATCAACCTGCTGACGATGTTCGGGCTGGTGCTGTCGATCGGCATCGTGGTCGACGATGCCATCGTGGTGCTGGAGAACATCGAGCGCATCATGCGTACCGAGAAGAAGCCGGCGCGCGAGGCGGCGATCAAGGCGATGGATCAGGTCAGCGGCCCGGTGATCGCGACGTCGCTGTCGTTGTGCGCGGTGTTCGTCCCGGTGTCGTTTCTGGGCGGGCTCGCCGGCGAGCTGTATCGACAGTTCGCGGTGACGATCGCGGTCTCGGTGGTGATCTCTAGTATCGTGGCGCTGACGTTGACACCGGCGCTGGCGACGCTGATCCTCAAGCCCGATCATCGTCCGCCGGCGCGGCCGTTCCGGCTGTTCAACCGCGGCTTCGAGTGGCTCACCGACAAATACGGTGCGGTGGTGGCTTTCTCCATGCGCCGGGTGGCGGTCTCGCTCACCATCGTCGGAGCGATGATCGGTGCGACCTTGGTGCTGTTCAACGCCATGCCCGGCAGTCTGGTGCCGGCGGAGGACCAGGGCCGCGTTCTGATGGTCACGTCGCTGCCGCCGGCGGCGTCGCTGAGCCGCACCCGCGAGATCGCCGGCATCACCGCCAACACCATCAAGGACATGCCCGAAGTGCTCGGGGTGGTGACGATGTCCGGCTTCGACGTGCTGTCGAGCGCACAGAAGACCAATGCCGGCGTCTCGTTCATCACCTTGAAGGACTGGTCGGAGCGCAAGGCGCCGGAGTCCGACGCGCGGCAGTTCGCGCCGGGACTGAGCCGGCTCAACGCGCTGTTTCGCGACGGCGTCGTGGTCGGCTTCAATCCGCCGGCGATTCAGGGCATCAGCACCACAGGCGGCTTCGAGCTGTATCTGCAGAACCGCTCGGGGGCGTCGTTGCAGGAGCTGGCCGCGGCGGCCGACAAGGTGGTTGCCGAGGCCGCCAACCGGCCTGAACTCACCGGGGTCCGCTCGCAATTCTCGACCTCGGTGCCGCAATATCGGATCGACGTCGATCGCGACAAGGCGAAGACGCTGGGGGTGCCGATCAACAGCATCTTCGAGACCATGCAGAGCGGCTTCGGCAGCCTCTACGTCAACGATTTCACCTTGTTCGGCCGCACTTATCGGGTCAGCCTGTCGTCGGAATCCGAATTCCGCGGTGAGCCGGGCGACCTGCGATTCATCTATGCGCGAGCGGAGTCGGGGGCGATGATTCCGCTCGACGCGCTGGTCACGGTCAAGCGGGTGCTCGGTCCGGACTCGGTCGATCGCTTCAATATCTTCCCAGCCGCCAAGATTCTTGGGAACCCGGCGCCCGGCTTCTCGTCGGGGCAATCGCTGGCGGCGATGCAGCAGATCGTCGCAACTACGCTCGGCGACGACTACTCGATCGGCTGGACCGGCGCGGCCTATCAGGAGATCTCCACCGAAGGCACCGGCTATCAGGGATTCCTGTTCGGCGTGCTGATGGTGTTCCTGATCCTGGCCGCGCAGTACGAGCGCTGGACGCTGCCACTGGCGGTGCTGACCGCGGTGCCGTTCGCGCTGTTCGGCGCGATCGTCGCGATCTGGCTGCGCGGGCTGGAGAACGACATCTACTTCCAGATCGGCCTGGTGACGTTGATCGGGCTGGCCGCGAAGAACGCGATTCTGATCGTCGAATTCGCCGCGCGCCGTCACCGCGAAGGGGTGCCGGTGTTCGATGCCGCTCTCGAAGCCGCGCGGCTGCGGTTCCGGCCGATCATCATGACGTCGCTGGCCTTCATCCTCGGAGTGATGCCGCTGGCGATCGCCAGCGGCGCCGGGTCCGCCAGCCAGCACTCGATCGGTACCGGCGTGATCGGCGGCATGATCGCCGTCACCGTGCTCGCCAGCATCTTCGTGCCGCTGTTCTTCCGGCTTCTGACACGGAGCAGACCGAAGGCGGACGCAGCGGCGCAACCGCCGGCTTCCGAGTCCGAACTATCCGCGACCGGATCGCGCTGA
- a CDS encoding complex I subunit 5 family protein encodes MPATLADLGMPLVPWAAVSVVLPLTAALVAALLGRHAHHLAVPMALAGIAVAALAILDVVRHGVIETTIGGWTPPLGIALRLDGLGSAFLAVIALVGAGVTLFARAGFGPDAEGRETRRGYAFWPLVFCTIGGLAAIAVAGDLFNLYVGLELLTVTAVALVALDGKPAALAAAMRYLLFALLGSLLYLLGAAILYVAHGTLDIRLLSRSADPETATLAAVVLMTAGLMAKAALFPLHGWLPPAHGSAPAPASALLSALVVKAPFIIMLRLWFEVAPEIATSVVAQGLGALGAAGILVGSLLALRQHRLKLVIAYSTVAQLGYLMLVFPLAGGSGEQQPWSAGAWTGVVFHALSHALAKGAMFIAAGAMAEAIGDDRMDRLDGVGQHLPIAAFAFGLAAVSLMGLPPSGGFTGKYLLLTSAFASGQWWWAVVMIGGGLLAAGYLFRPLSRLLAKREQPGALLAVTRWRQAIALGLAMLSVLLGLLSLGPYELLQIGRPGSAVEGLSS; translated from the coding sequence ATGCCTGCGACCCTCGCTGACCTCGGTATGCCGCTGGTCCCGTGGGCCGCAGTCAGCGTCGTGCTGCCGCTGACGGCGGCCCTGGTGGCCGCCCTGCTCGGCCGTCACGCCCACCACCTCGCCGTCCCGATGGCGCTCGCGGGGATCGCGGTCGCGGCGCTGGCGATCCTCGACGTCGTCCGTCATGGCGTGATCGAGACCACAATCGGCGGCTGGACGCCGCCGCTCGGGATCGCGCTCCGGCTCGACGGCCTCGGCAGCGCCTTCCTGGCGGTGATCGCGCTGGTCGGCGCCGGCGTCACGCTGTTCGCACGCGCCGGCTTCGGACCCGACGCGGAGGGCCGCGAAACCCGGCGCGGCTACGCGTTCTGGCCGCTGGTGTTCTGTACGATCGGCGGGCTCGCCGCGATCGCGGTCGCGGGCGATCTGTTCAACCTCTATGTCGGCCTCGAACTGCTGACCGTGACCGCGGTGGCGCTGGTCGCGCTCGACGGCAAGCCGGCGGCGCTCGCCGCGGCGATGCGCTACCTGCTGTTCGCGCTGCTCGGCTCGCTGCTGTATTTGCTCGGCGCGGCAATCCTGTATGTGGCGCACGGCACGCTCGACATCCGTCTGCTCAGCCGCAGCGCCGATCCCGAGACTGCGACGCTCGCCGCCGTCGTATTGATGACGGCCGGACTGATGGCGAAGGCCGCGCTGTTCCCGCTGCACGGCTGGCTGCCGCCGGCGCACGGCTCGGCGCCCGCACCGGCCAGCGCATTGCTGTCGGCGCTGGTCGTGAAGGCGCCCTTCATCATCATGCTGCGATTGTGGTTCGAGGTCGCCCCGGAGATCGCAACCTCGGTCGTCGCGCAGGGACTCGGCGCGCTCGGCGCCGCCGGGATTCTGGTCGGCTCGCTGCTGGCGCTTCGCCAGCATCGGCTCAAGCTGGTGATCGCCTATTCGACCGTGGCGCAGCTCGGCTATCTGATGCTGGTGTTTCCGCTCGCCGGCGGCTCGGGCGAGCAGCAGCCGTGGAGCGCCGGCGCCTGGACCGGCGTCGTGTTCCACGCATTGTCGCATGCACTCGCCAAGGGTGCGATGTTCATCGCGGCCGGTGCAATGGCCGAGGCGATCGGCGACGATCGGATGGACCGGCTCGACGGCGTCGGACAGCACCTGCCGATCGCGGCGTTCGCGTTCGGATTAGCTGCCGTGTCGCTGATGGGATTGCCGCCGAGCGGCGGCTTCACCGGGAAGTATCTGCTCCTCACCTCGGCCTTCGCCAGCGGGCAATGGTGGTGGGCCGTAGTGATGATCGGCGGTGGCCTGCTCGCCGCCGGCTACCTGTTCCGTCCGCTGAGCCGACTGCTCGCCAAGCGGGAGCAACCCGGCGCACTCCTCGCCGTCACCCGCTGGCGTCAGGCGATCGCTCTCGGCCTCGCGATGCTGTCGGTCCTGCTCGGGCTGCTTTCGCTCGGCCCCTACGAGCTGCTGCAGATCGGCCGTCCGGGCTCCGCCGTGGAGGGGCTGTCATCATGA
- a CDS encoding cation:proton antiporter: protein MSWSVDIALALDAATVALLAAGVVFFVAGTIGLLRFPDVHSRLHALTKADNLGLGFITIALLLQAPDAWKAVKMLVVWLLTMLAAATVAQLVARSALVARSPRDRQP from the coding sequence ATGAGTTGGTCCGTCGATATCGCTCTTGCGCTCGACGCCGCGACCGTTGCGCTGCTCGCGGCCGGCGTCGTGTTCTTCGTCGCCGGCACCATCGGCCTGCTGCGCTTCCCGGATGTTCACAGCCGGCTGCACGCCCTGACCAAGGCCGACAATCTCGGCCTCGGCTTCATCACCATCGCCCTTCTGCTGCAGGCGCCCGATGCCTGGAAGGCGGTGAAGATGCTCGTCGTCTGGCTGCTCACGATGCTCGCCGCCGCCACTGTCGCCCAGCTCGTCGCCCGCTCCGCACTGGTGGCGCGTTCGCCGAGGGACCGCCAGCCGTGA
- a CDS encoding efflux RND transporter periplasmic adaptor subunit translates to MKSAGSVVALVIVALALGAAVYFYVRGPEPVAQKPTPPPVEVGVMELRRADVSLPLTYAGRVAGFRHVEVRAQVGGIILKREFVEGATVKQGDPLFRIDPRSYQAALDRADAQVLQARATLVQAEENFSRIEQLSQRQVATAKQLEDARAARDLARAALQSAQADVETAKLNIEFTTVVAPVSGPTSLSSPPEGALAQAQQTVLTSITQLDPAYVNFSLSESEFVELRGINQARDQPLKRSDIDVTLEFGGGARYPAKGQVNEAASIVDPRTGTLQIRAIFPNPDGVLLPNQFVRVRLRGVVLQDVFVVPEQSVSQGPQGSFVYVLNSSRDGVMQRPIRLDRQVEGGWAIRDGLEDGEVLVVDGLLRIHPGAKVTPVPAGGRTDRSARTEAAAPAGGAAVRAK, encoded by the coding sequence ATGAAATCAGCCGGCTCTGTCGTTGCTCTTGTGATCGTGGCGCTCGCGCTCGGCGCTGCAGTCTATTTTTATGTCCGCGGTCCGGAGCCGGTCGCCCAGAAGCCGACGCCTCCTCCCGTCGAGGTCGGGGTCATGGAGCTGCGCCGCGCCGATGTCTCGTTGCCGCTGACCTATGCCGGCCGTGTCGCCGGATTTCGTCACGTCGAAGTGCGGGCGCAGGTCGGCGGCATCATCCTGAAGCGCGAATTCGTCGAGGGGGCCACGGTGAAGCAGGGCGATCCGCTGTTCAGGATCGATCCGCGCAGCTATCAGGCCGCCCTCGATCGGGCCGACGCGCAGGTGCTCCAGGCGCGGGCCACGCTGGTGCAGGCCGAGGAGAATTTCAGCCGCATCGAACAGTTGAGCCAGCGCCAGGTGGCCACCGCCAAGCAGCTTGAGGACGCCCGCGCCGCACGCGATCTCGCCCGGGCCGCGCTGCAGAGCGCGCAGGCCGACGTCGAGACGGCGAAGCTCAACATCGAGTTCACCACCGTGGTGGCGCCGGTGTCGGGGCCGACCAGCCTGTCGTCGCCGCCGGAGGGGGCGCTGGCGCAGGCGCAGCAGACCGTGCTCACCAGCATCACGCAGCTCGATCCGGCCTACGTGAATTTCTCGCTCAGCGAGTCCGAATTCGTCGAGCTGCGCGGCATCAATCAGGCGCGCGACCAGCCGCTCAAGCGCTCCGACATCGATGTGACGCTGGAGTTCGGCGGCGGCGCCCGCTATCCGGCGAAAGGGCAGGTCAACGAGGCCGCGTCGATCGTCGATCCGCGCACCGGGACGTTGCAGATCCGTGCGATCTTTCCCAATCCGGACGGCGTGCTGCTGCCCAATCAGTTCGTCCGGGTCCGGCTGCGCGGCGTGGTGCTCCAGGATGTCTTCGTGGTGCCGGAGCAGTCGGTGTCGCAGGGCCCGCAAGGCTCGTTCGTCTACGTTTTGAATTCCAGCCGCGACGGCGTAATGCAGCGGCCGATCCGGCTCGACCGGCAGGTCGAGGGCGGATGGGCGATCAGGGACGGCCTCGAGGACGGTGAGGTGCTGGTCGTCGACGGGCTGCTGCGGATTCATCCCGGCGCCAAGGTGACGCCGGTGCCGGCGGGAGGCCGGACCGATCGCAGCGCCAGGACCGAAGCCGCTGCGCCTGCGGGTGGCGCGGCCGTTCGGGCGAAATGA
- a CDS encoding complex I subunit 5 family protein: MIDAPFTHLLLPLAPAFPLVLALVGALIPKPTLLLPFASLPGLAAAVLAPAGETVTLSWLLLGMQFRLDTLGAVFLGFASALWSIAGLYARAYLGGKPNEAGFCVFWSLTLAGTLGAFVAADAATFYLSFALLSLAAYGLVVHERSAAAWRAGRVYIVLAVFGEACLLIGLLLAAGGADSLVIDDIRAAIATSPWGNVATLALLIGFGLKAGLVPLHVWLPLAHSAAPVPASAVLSGAIVKAGLIGLIRFVPVEAMPSWADTLLWLGLATAWLGIALGLPQIKPKAVLAYSTMSQMGLMVAVLGAGLGAGIADTSVAAAFYATHHGLAKGALFLAVGVIAAGAGRAAIPVLATVALLGAAIAGAPFTGGSLAKLAIKGPLGSGLAATLASLSAVGTMLLMLRTVVLLAAQRPARAPSARAGMIVAFALTTLAALLVPWIIAPGLLGLPLPAALSDAALWSAAWPILLAFAIGGLAMLRPIAITVPIGDIAGPVEAALQRAFGSRPSWHAPRFAVDAARLLHGFVKPAQSLETGLSGAAASGSAVLLVALLLGLAALA; this comes from the coding sequence ATGATCGATGCCCCTTTCACGCACCTGCTGTTGCCGCTCGCGCCGGCTTTCCCGCTGGTGCTGGCACTCGTCGGCGCGTTGATCCCGAAGCCGACCCTGCTGCTCCCGTTCGCGAGCCTGCCGGGTCTGGCCGCGGCCGTGCTCGCGCCGGCCGGCGAGACGGTGACGCTGTCCTGGCTGCTGCTCGGCATGCAGTTCAGGCTCGACACGCTGGGCGCGGTGTTTCTCGGCTTCGCCTCCGCGCTGTGGTCCATCGCCGGGCTGTATGCGCGCGCTTATCTCGGCGGCAAGCCCAACGAAGCCGGATTCTGCGTGTTCTGGTCGCTGACGCTGGCCGGCACGCTGGGAGCTTTCGTGGCCGCCGACGCCGCGACCTTCTACTTGTCATTCGCGCTGCTGTCGCTGGCGGCCTACGGACTCGTCGTGCACGAGCGGAGTGCGGCGGCGTGGCGCGCCGGGCGCGTCTACATCGTGCTGGCGGTGTTCGGCGAAGCCTGCCTGCTGATCGGCCTGTTGCTGGCGGCGGGCGGCGCCGACAGTCTGGTGATCGACGATATCCGCGCCGCGATCGCGACCTCGCCGTGGGGCAATGTCGCAACCCTCGCCTTGCTGATCGGATTCGGCTTGAAGGCCGGTCTGGTGCCGCTGCATGTCTGGCTGCCGCTCGCCCATTCGGCGGCGCCGGTGCCGGCCTCAGCGGTGCTGAGCGGCGCCATTGTCAAGGCCGGACTGATCGGCCTGATCCGTTTCGTGCCGGTCGAAGCGATGCCGTCCTGGGCCGACACGCTGCTCTGGCTCGGCCTCGCCACCGCATGGCTCGGCATTGCGCTCGGCCTGCCCCAGATCAAGCCGAAAGCCGTGCTGGCGTATTCGACGATGAGTCAGATGGGGTTGATGGTCGCCGTGCTGGGCGCCGGGCTCGGCGCCGGCATTGCCGATACGTCGGTGGCCGCGGCATTCTACGCGACCCATCACGGCCTTGCCAAAGGCGCGCTGTTTCTCGCCGTCGGCGTGATCGCGGCCGGCGCCGGACGGGCGGCGATTCCGGTGTTGGCCACCGTCGCATTGCTCGGCGCCGCGATCGCCGGCGCGCCGTTCACCGGCGGATCGCTCGCCAAGCTCGCGATCAAAGGACCGCTCGGCAGCGGCCTCGCCGCGACGCTCGCGTCGCTGTCGGCGGTCGGGACGATGCTGCTGATGCTGCGCACCGTAGTGCTGCTCGCAGCGCAGAGGCCGGCACGGGCACCGAGCGCTCGGGCGGGCATGATCGTGGCTTTTGCGCTGACCACCCTCGCCGCGCTGCTGGTGCCCTGGATCATTGCTCCCGGCCTGCTCGGTCTGCCGCTCCCTGCGGCGCTGTCGGACGCGGCGCTGTGGAGCGCGGCGTGGCCGATCCTGCTCGCATTCGCGATCGGCGGCCTCGCAATGTTGCGGCCGATCGCCATCACCGTGCCGATCGGCGACATCGCCGGCCCCGTCGAGGCGGCCCTGCAGCGGGCATTCGGATCGCGGCCGTCGTGGCACGCACCGCGGTTTGCGGTCGACGCCGCGCGCCTGCTCCACGGCTTCGTCAAGCCGGCGCAGTCGCTCGAGACGGGGCTTTCCGGCGCAGCCGCGAGCGGCAGCGCGGTACTGCTGGTCGCCCTCCTGCTCGGCCTCGCCGCGCTCGCCTGA